The segment ATTGTAGCATATATAGACAGTAAGTAGTGTGTTATACACAAGATAGAAACGATATAATAGTaacagggttgtattcattccaccaattctgttgaaaaacttttcttaaacgtAAGCAAACATAATGAAATGGGGAGGgaactacctgaatttgtccaatagaaactctcgttttagttgcagaacaaaatgttttgcaactgtttggcggaatgaatacacccctgaatgAGAGCCAAGCTGTTAAATATGGACTCTATTCCTTTAAGAGCAGAGTATCAGCCCTGAAGTCAGTAAACAATAGGTAGGGAGGGGCTTAGGAACTTCACTTGGCTGAAATGAAAACCTGAATGTTATGAACAGGATCGAACTTCTACACTTTAAAGAATCTATCTATACAGCTGTACTGTTACCTACTGTAGTCTCCAGTCACTGGAGCCTTTTTCTGATCAGAGGAAGAGAAAGAACAGAGTCAACACACGCTGAGGTGAGTAGAGAGATAGTAGAGAGATTGTCTGATATGGTGTGACATAAAACAGTGTATTGCTATATTGTTCAAACtaagaaatgaaacaatataattatttattttttcaaagaTAGAATGACTGATTTCAGAGAGACTATCAAACATTATGTTATTTGGTCTGTTTCCAGCAATGGCTTCCTCCAGCATTGTCCTGTCTGAAGAGCAGTTCCAGTGTTCTATCTGTCTGGATGTGTTCACTGAGCCAGTCTCCATCCCATGTGGACACAACTACTGCAAGGCCTGTATCAGAGGATACTGGGACAGCACTGAACTGTGCCAGTGTCCAATGTGTAAGGAGAAATTTGACAGAAGACCTGAGCTTCGTGTCAACACTTTCATTTCTGAAATGGCTGCTCAGCTCAAGAAGTTGGCTCCAGTTGAAGCCACACCCATCACTCCAGGACAATTCCAGACAACAACCCTCACCAAATCTGGAGAAGTGCCATGTGATGTCTGCACTGATACTAAGCTCATGGCCCTGAAGTCCTgcctggtgtgtctggcctcttattGTGAGACTCACCTGGAGCCTCATCAGATACTGGCGTCTTTCAAGAAACACAAGCTGATCAACCCTGTGGAGAACCTGGAAGACCGGGTGTGTAAGAAGCATGAGAGACCCCTGGAGCTGTTCTGTAAGAGTGATcagacgtgtgtgtgtcagttttgCACTGAGACAGACCACAAGTCTCACAAGACTGTCCCCATAGAGGAAGAGTATGGAGAGAGGAAGACTCAGATGAGGAAGACTAAGGGTAAAGTTCAGAAGATGATCCAGGAGAGACTGCAGAAGGTTAAGGAGATTGAACAGGCAGTAGAGCTCAGCAAGAGAGATGCAGAAAAAGAGATAGTAGACAGTGTGCAGATCTTCACTGCTCTAGCGCGCTGTATTGAGAGAAGCCAGTCTGAGCTCATTGAGGTGGTTGAGAAGAAGCAGAATGCAGCAGAGAAGCGGGCTGAAAGGTTAATTGAAGAGCTGGAGCAGGAAATCACTGAGCTAAAGACTAGAAGCACTGAGATAGAGCAGCTCTCATTTATTGAAGAccacctcctactcctcctccagAGCTCCCCATCTATCTGCACCCTTCCTCAAACCAAGACCTGGTCTGATATCAGTGTTCACAGCGGTCTGGGTGTGGGGACTGTGAGGAGAACTGTGTCTCAGCTGCAGGAGACACTCAATAAAGAGATGGAGAAGTTTCCTAAAGTCAAGCTGAAGAGGATGCAGCAGTGTGCAGTGGATGTGACTCTGGACCCTGATACAGCATGTCCTCATCTCATCCTATCTGAAGACAGGAAACAAGTGAGATATGGCAACATAAAGCTAAATCTCCCTGCTAACCCAGAGAGGTTTAGTTTTAATCCCCGTCTTTTAGGAAAGGACGGTTTCTCCTCTGGGAGTTTCTACTATGAGGTACAGTTGAAAGAAAAGACTTGCTGGGCTTTAGGAGTGGCTAGAGAGTCCATCAACAGGATGGGGGATAATTCACTGAGTCTTGTAAATGGATACTGGACTGTGGGGCTGGTGGATATGAAGTATATTGCTGGTGCTGATAGAGCCCCCCTCTCCCTGAGAGAGAAGCCCcagaaggtgggggtgtttgtggATTATGAGGAGGGTGAGGTCTCCTTTTatgatgtggaggccaggtctcatATCTACTCTTACACTGGCTGCACCTTCACTGCGAAACTATACCCACTGTTCTCTGCAGGCACAAATCCTTCTGGTGATAACTCAGCTCCACTAATCATCTGTCCCATCAAGTCTGACTGAGTTTAGTGAACAGGGAAATCAGTCATAAGGAAGCAAAGAAACCTGTCAATTTTTATTTGTTGATATGTTTAATTTTAATAGAGAATAAGCTGGCATACTGTCATTGATAAGATTTTACAATGTCAAATGTTAATATTCTATGATGTTGACCAAATTGGTCCCACTTTAAATGacgttcagcttataaaggcttcataaagctttcaaaatgccttcataagcactacataaatgtgttacaaagcatGTATGACCATATGTcctgctttataaagggttcataaatgtggcataacagTGCAAAATAaacaccaatgtcaaatgtgacataacccactatgtcgaatatgatataaacatgtgctttataaaagggtgacatgttgtgctgaAGGAAGGCCAGTGGTGGagaaagtactcaattgtcatacttgagtaaaagtaaagataccttaatagaaaatgactcaagtaaaagtgaaagtcacccagtaaaatactacttgagtaaaagtctaaaagtatttgattttaaatatacttaatgtatcaaaagtaaaagtataaatcatttcaaattccttatatgaagcaaaccagacggcacaattttatttaattttttattgacggatagccaggggtacgttccaacactcagacataatttacaaatgaagcatttgtgtttaatgagtctgccagatcagaggcagtagagatgaccagggatgttctcttgataagtgtgtgaattggatcaTTTTCCtatcaaaatgtaacgagtacttttgggtgtcagggaaaatctacggagtaaaaagtacattactttctttaggaatgtagtgaagttaaagttggcaaaaatataaatagtaaagtacagataccccaaaaaaactacttaagtagtactttaaagtatttttacttaagtactttacaccactgagggTGGCATACACTCTAAAGTGAAGTCattcccagacacttccgcccaaatgcTCGGAAGGTCTGGTGGACCAACGTATCAAACTTGGCCatcattagttagggttaggtttaaaatcacattttaattagATAAATTGTGGAATTGGgcagggtttagccataattatgactttttgaCTTTGTTAACTAGTGGcaatgacaaatactttactcaggtcactcctatagaattttatggtcactcccactaaggtCAACTTTCAATAGATGATATCCCAGGCTTACATGTGCTGTGTGTGCAATAGCCTGGGGACAACATTACAccaagaaacacttaccttgatgaAAGTCCCCAACATAAATTGAAAGTGGCTTTCATCTGGAACCAAGTTATATGTTCCTCAGtccacaaacatgcacacaacaaAAACTAGCCATACTGCgcggtgctgggcccagtcaggtctttgacacattcaACCACTCCCCCGATGAAAGATCATCCACAAAATGTTGGCACCATTGTtaacaggttgtaatcaagccctggtctccagcataggaacagaagaggaatacctggtgTGGTAGTCTCAGGTTGGGctactccaaatcatcttggttctgacccacacacatgcaaatacaagctttgcaggtccatcaaACCATTTAGATATCTCTCACAACCTACAGTAACCTGTGGATCatgagagaaccttcataaatcagcagaacgttaataacctatttattgacacTTTATGCTGTATCCTATAATACttagtttgaagtgagacacTTTCGGTCATtgataacacatccataaagactctatattGCATGACACTGTACTTACTTtaaagtcagacacctttggtcatttataacacatacataaatGCCTTATATCATATGACGCTGTACTTACTATGaagtcagacacctttggtcattcataacacatgaataaaggc is part of the Coregonus clupeaformis isolate EN_2021a chromosome 28, ASM2061545v1, whole genome shotgun sequence genome and harbors:
- the LOC121542967 gene encoding E3 ubiquitin-protein ligase TRIM11-like gives rise to the protein MASSSIVLSEEQFQCSICLDVFTEPVSIPCGHNYCKACIRGYWDSTELCQCPMCKEKFDRRPELRVNTFISEMAAQLKKLAPVEATPITPGQFQTTTLTKSGEVPCDVCTDTKLMALKSCLVCLASYCETHLEPHQILASFKKHKLINPVENLEDRVCKKHERPLELFCKSDQTCVCQFCTETDHKSHKTVPIEEEYGERKTQMRKTKGKVQKMIQERLQKVKEIEQAVELSKRDAEKEIVDSVQIFTALARCIERSQSELIEVVEKKQNAAEKRAERLIEELEQEITELKTRSTEIEQLSFIEDHLLLLLQSSPSICTLPQTKTWSDISVHSGLGVGTVRRTVSQLQETLNKEMEKFPKVKLKRMQQCAVDVTLDPDTACPHLILSEDRKQVRYGNIKLNLPANPERFSFNPRLLGKDGFSSGSFYYEVQLKEKTCWALGVARESINRMGDNSLSLVNGYWTVGLVDMKYIAGADRAPLSLREKPQKVGVFVDYEEGEVSFYDVEARSHIYSYTGCTFTAKLYPLFSAGTNPSGDNSAPLIICPIKSD